A window from Camelus dromedarius isolate mCamDro1 chromosome 9, mCamDro1.pat, whole genome shotgun sequence encodes these proteins:
- the DDX28 gene encoding probable ATP-dependent RNA helicase DDX28 — translation MALTWSLRLLSLGARLLSAPRRYLTVCGPEEPLPVVRIPRALQRRQQQRQSGQQSPTVLVRPGPLLISARRPELNQPARLTLGRWEPAPLASRGWKNRQAHRDHFSIERAQHETPALRNLSSKGSFADLGLEPSVLSALREAAPEVVRPTTVQSSTIPPLLRGRHILCAAETGSGKTLGYILPLLQRLLSQPNLDSCRIPAPRGLVLVPSRELAEQVRAVAQPLGSSLGLQVQELGGGHGMRRIRLQLSKQPPADVVVATPGALWKALKSQLIILEQLSFLVLDEADTLLDESFLDLVDYILEKSHIAEGPADLKDPFNPKAQLVLVGATFPEGVGQLLSKIGSIDSLTTITSSKLHCIMPHVRQTFMRLKGAEKVTELVQLLKQHGKAYRTGTSGTVLVFCNSSSTVNWLGYILNDHKIQHLRLQGQMPASMRVGIFQSFQKGSRDILLCTDIASRGLDSTQVELVINYDFPLTLQDYIHRTGRVGRVGSKVPGTVISFVTHPWDVNLVQKIELAARRKRSLPGLGSSVREPLCQST, via the coding sequence ATGGCTCTAACATGGTCGCTGCGGCTGTTGTCGCTCGGGGCTCGGTTGCTTTCAGCTCCTCGACGGTACCTGACGGTCTGCGGTCCCGAAGAGCCCCTGCCTGTGGTGCGCATCCCGCGGGCTTTACAGCGGCGGCAGCAACAGCGGCAGAGCGGGCAGCAGAGCCCCACAGTGCTGGTGCGACCTGGCCCGCTGCTAATCTCGGCACGGCGGCCAGAGTTGAACCAGCCGGCGCGCCTCACGCTGGGCCGTTGGGAGCCCGCACCACTCGCCTCCCGTGGCTGGAAGAATCGGCAGGCCCACCGGGATCACTTCTCCATCGAGCGCGCGCAACATGAGACCCCAGCGCTGCGGAACCTCTCGTCCAAGGGGAGCTTTGCCGATCTGGGTCTGGAGCCCAGCGTGCTGAGCGCACTGCGAGAGGCTGCTCCCGAAGTCGTTCGGCCCACAACCGTGCAGTCGAGCACCATTCCACCACTACTTCGCGGTCGCCACATCCTCTGCGCGGCGGAAACCGGCAGTGGCAAGACTCTTGGCTACATACTACCTCTGCTTCAGCGGCTCTTGAGCCAGCCAAACCTGGACTCCTGTCGTATCCCTGCTCCTCGAGGTTTGGTCCTTGTTCCTTCGAGAGAATTAGCCGAACAGGTTCGGGCCGTGGCCCAGCCCTTGGGCAGCTCCTTGGGCCTCCAGGTGCAGGAGTTAGGTGGAGGCCATGGCATGAGGAGGATCAGGCTGCAACTGTCCAAACAACCTCCAGCAGATGTAGTAGTGGCCACTCCGGGGGCTCTGTGGAAGGCCCTGAAAAGTCAACTGATCATCCTAGAGCAGCTCTCCTTCTTGGTTTTGGATGAGGCAGACACACTGTTAGATGAAAGCTTCCTGGATCTGGTGGACTACATCTTGGAGAAGAGCCACATAGCAGAAGGCCCAGCTGACTTAAAAGACCCCTTCAATCCCAAAGCGCAGTTAGTGCTGGTGGGCGCCACGTTTCCCGAAGGTGTAGGCCAACTGCTGAGTAAAATTGGCAGCATAGACTCTCTAACCACCATCACTAGTTCCAAGCTTCACTGCATCATGCCTCATGTCAGACAGACATTCATGAGGCTGAAGGGAGCAGAGAAGGTGACTGAGTTGGTGCAGCTCCTCAAACAGCATGGCAAAGCATATAGGACTGGCACCTCAGGAACTGTTCTGGTGTTCTGTAATAGTTCTAGTACTGTGAATTGGCTGGGATATATTCTGAATGACCACAAAATCCAACACTTAAGACTACAAGGACAAATGCCAGCCTCAATGAGGGTAGGTATCTTCCAATCCTTCCAGAAGGGCTCCCGAGACATACTTCTCTGCACAGACATCGCCTCTCGGGGCCTGGACAGCACTCAGGTGGAGCTAGTTATCAATTATGATTTCCCTCTCACCCTGCAAGACTACATCCATAGAACAGGGAGAGTGGGCCGTGTGGGGAGCAAGGTACCAGGCACCGTTATCAGCTTTGTGACCCATCCCTGGGATGTGAACCTGGTTCAGAAGATTGAGCTGGCAGCTCGCCGGAAGCGAAGCCTTCCAGGACTCGGGTCCTCAGTGAGAGAGCCTTTGTGCCAGTCAACCTGA